In one Nicotiana tomentosiformis chromosome 6, ASM39032v3, whole genome shotgun sequence genomic region, the following are encoded:
- the LOC138894060 gene encoding uncharacterized protein produces the protein MAEDEDNVDLAAREAAQQKEKATQDAEEKALRNAQLVYEEERDRSTTKSYQVAKMNEDPNSHLMDFEEIMNTFQYNGVSQDAVYLRTFPFTLKDDAKHWLRSLPNGLNRTTLSNAAGGSLMKKTLEEIVTILDELSEDANHWPSEIAERRRSTGVHQSENHTACDICGRGHPTHECQASTEEVNAVGNYNFNEMGQKHPQCFVEFTWANVNAWQQNNPRFQGQGAPGFVNQPRPQFQPQHSTQPGLEDLNMSFIIKTDERLNAHGSAIKELGTSLRNLKKQVGQIATILSERIPDTLPANTEINPKEMVNVVTLRSGKVLKDPAPIQQESVPEKEVEEQLKNEVDKKKKGKKGAEKNKETSRREESNESEHIPALPFLQKLYREKLDKQFEKFLGILRQVNVNLPFTEVLSQMPAYARFLKEILTNKRKIEETSVVKIIEHCSAILQNKLPQKKLENELGEIRSAPISLELADQTTIIPEGIVENVLVRVDKFVFPVDFIVVKMEENKEVPLILGIPFLATGREILDIHDRKLMLRVGDETVTFEMNVEMG, from the exons ATGGCGGAAGATgaggataatgttgatttggctgcaagagaggcagctcAGCAAAAAGAAAAAGCTACACAAGATGCTGAGGAGAAAGCTcttcgaaatgcacaacttgtctatgaagaggagagggaccggtctacaaccaagtcttatcaagt AGCAAAGATGAACGAAGACCCAAACagtcatctaatggacttcgaggagatcatgaacacctttcaatacaatggtgtgtcacaagatgcagtttacttaaggACATTCCCCTttacactcaaagatgatgcaaagcactggcttcgaagcttgcctaatGGATTGAATAGAAC aacattgagcaatgcagctggaggctcattgatgaaaaagactctagaggagatagtcacaattctagatgagttatctgaagacgCAAATCACTGGCCCTCTgaaattgctgaaagaagaagatcaaccggtgttcaccag AGTGAGAATCacacagcttgtgatatatgtggaagaggacaccctactcatgagtgtcaagcttcaactgaggaagtaaatgctgtcggaaattataacttcaatgaaatgggtcagaagcacccccaGTGTTTCGTGGAGTTCACATGGGCTAATGTAAATGCCTGGCAACAAAACAATCCCAGATTTCAAGgacaaggagctcctggttttgtgAATCAGCCGAGGCCGCAGTTCCAGCCTCAACATTCCACTCAGCCTGGGCTAGAAGATCTAAATATgtccttcattatcaagacagatgagagattaAATGCTCATGgttcagctatcaaagaacttggcactAGTTTGCGAAACTTGAagaagcaagtgggacaaattgcaactatATTGTCTGAGAGAATCCCAGATACTCTACCAGCTAACACTGAGATAAATCCCAAAGAAATGGTGAATGTTGTGACTTTGAGAAGCgggaaagtgttgaaagatcccgcCCCTATCCAACAAGAGAGTGTACCTGAAAAAGAAGTTGAGGAGCAGCTaaaaaatgaagttgataagaagaagaaaggcaagaaaggagctgagaaaaataaggaaacttcaagaagggaggaatctaatgagagcgagcatatACCCGCTCTACCCTTTCTCCAAAAGTTATATAGAGAAAaactggacaagcagtttgagaaatTTCTAGGGATATTGAGGCAGGTTAATGTAAActtgccattcacagaagtgctctcacaaatgccagcttatgccagattcttgaaggagatccttacaaataagagaaagatagaagagacctcagtggtcaagatCATAGAGCATTGCAGCGCAATCttacaaaataaactcccacaaaa GAAATTGGAGaatgagcttggagagataaggtctgcaccaatatctttagagctggcagaccaaacaactataatacccgaggggatagtggaaaaTGTCTTAGtgcgggtagataagtttgtatttcctgtagatttcatagtggtgaagatggaggagaataaagaggtcCCCCTTATTTTAGGAATaccattcttagcgacgggcAGGGAAATATTAGACATACATGAtagaaagctcatgcttagagtgggtgatgAGACGGTGACTTTCGAGATGAATGTGGAGATGGGGTGA